A part of Plasmodium coatneyi strain Hackeri chromosome 8, complete sequence genomic DNA contains:
- a CDS encoding Kinesin-related motor protein: MDGRAKQSTMLRNSYHNDKPSCVNIKVIVRCRPLNEKEKNDVNNEEVVKIKGNEVILTLNRNNEIYEKKYSFDYACDKDVDQRTLFNNYVFRIVDEVLEGFNCTLFCYGQTGTGKTYTMEGKILEHLKHNESKKIDLNDSINSDINYYYELCDSDDTGIIFRVAKRIFDILNRRKEYKSTRLVGGEEQEDIAWRRSSCVSEGEQVHTGVRTLEGSVPHGEIDPSPPKGMSTRGSAQKSDLFDPQEEKKEGSNAGDIYNVEKSSYDFVIKVSYLEIYNEELCDLLSTSSESNKLKIYEDTTNKNKGLNVDKLEEKCINSFEEIYYLICSAVKKRRTAETSYNKKSSRSHSIFTITLIMKDLNNDGESITKIGKLNLVDLAGSENALKSSYGNLKVRQQESCNINQSLLTLGRVINALIENSSYIPYRDSKLTRLLQDSLGGKTKTFIVATISPSSLCIDETLSTLDYVFRAKNIKNRPEINVKTTKQLKIKDLNNEIEKLKNALNLSREKRGVYLDNEEYNNIQNSLKKNREILLQKEKILFEKSKKIKTLLNKMDYTDDVQNQIVHLLKDVLSKCRNIQLVHDILINKLSEEKCVTRFLLAEFHHTQGEYQQHVNLLAQTQKKISSLFRETVSNFRRRKNQDFSTLREVCSVITTVLGKAKEDMAQGKEVIMKSLDHLERLNRDTVLRENNLLSFLLDKVDAMQKHDENCFVQLGEITQEFLSCRVDLTEVTNQRNDYPEWEDPSGETPQSDRQKAVTMMTTLRDLAQCDEAREVLSQVDNYYSTEGSTIKQTVQNMQNVSHLLHLYLKHSFEELKKDMKKKIETLNEEREKLAKLVEQLRRDYESFEASLNKRKEKIVETYRTSIREDMDLFQSRLMEEVKTVIQRNMNQMDETINRKLHLLSSQLHEESKNKFKKIITQSVSTLEEFFLNHEERCDRHHEGYLHEADLVCEKVNSYYEHLDGVFTEVGNRFTNEKRKMERNVQNVTDTYRNIIQGNNEAIERIANLLEVNTTNSKKDKEVLYNDMSKAVLLERDELHDGEKQANELTVRHMEEVNLCNSNYGEHLHKCNSYVGELLQRFCENEADQDDECVALPSLDAPVQYEGKDIQTEIERVRSYASESFAHLGDATSGDATSSEANMHGVDPPGNACVRADLPDSCCHPYADLHYNHVREEVLKEMEDVSVQKNINFKCLFDKIEENLSLILSENNFARHGRGSMELSRGDTIIPLPASRPTALPVVPPPISVSPPHVSDVLPTTGHGNTTPSAPTGNVLRKGTTLELSQKKASDLFPTTDAEADLDSGSSKILSDCTRKRNKSIETVTGRKLCFTSNELRNPSAKIKSIGNSGGSRKNSPAPKKLKEDAYKGRGIKFLRKSEN, translated from the exons ATGGACGGAAGAGCCAAGCAAAGTACAATGCTAAGGAACTCCTACCACAATGACAAGCCAAGCTGTGTTAACATAAAAGTTATTGTTCGCTGTAGACCcctaaatgaaaaggagaaaaatgacgTAAATAACGAGGAGGTGGTCAAAATAAAGGGCAACGAAGTGATCTTAACGCTGAACAGGAATAATGAGATTTATGAGAAGAAGTACAGCTTCGACTATGCCTGCGACAAGGACGTGGATCAGAGAACCTTGTTTAATAATTATGTCTTCCGAATAGTCGACGAG GTCCTCGAAGGGTTCAACTGCACGCTGTTCTGCTACGGGCAGACGGGCACGGGCAAAACGTACACCATGGAAGGGAAGATCCTGGAGCATTTGAAGCATAATGAGAGTAAGAAGATCGACCTAAACGACAGCATTAACAGCGACATAAATTACTACTACGAATTGTGTGACAGTGATGACACGGGCATTATTTTCCGCGTCGCAAAGAGGATTTTCGATATTCTAAATCGGAGGAAGGAGTACAAGTCGACGAGGTTagtagggggggaagaacaggaagacATTGCGTGGCGCCGCAGTAGTTGCGTCAGTGAGGGGGAGCAAGTCCACACGGGAGTAAGAACCCTAGAGGGGAGTGTTCCCCATGGGGAGATCGACCCGTCCCCACCGAAGGGCATGTCCACACGTGGGTCTGCACAAAAAAGTGATCTGTTCGATCcacaggaggaaaagaaggaagggagcaACGCAGGGGATATATACAACGTGGAGAAAAGCTCCTACGATTTCGTCATAAAAGTGAGCTACCTAGAGATATACAATGAAGAGTTGTGTGACTTGCTCAGTACGTCTAGCGAATCCAACAAGTTAAAGATCTACGAAGACACAACGAATAAAAACAAAGGGTTAAACGTAGACAAACTGGAGGAAAAGTGCATAAACTCGTTCGAAGAAATTTATTACCTAATCTGTTCAGCTgttaagaaaagaagaaccgCCGAAACTTCGTACAATAAAAAGTCCAGCAGAAGCCATTCAATTTTTACCATCACCCTGATCATGAAGGACCTAAACAATGACGGAGAGAGCATTACCAAAATAGGGAAGCTCAACTTAGTCGATCTGGCTGGTAGCGAAAACGCATTGAAAAGCTCCTATGGGAATTTAAAAGTCAGACAACAGGAGAGTTGTAATATTAATCAGTCTCTGCTAACTTTGGGTAGAGTTATTAATGCGCTTATAGAGAACTCGTCGTATATTCCATATAGGGATTCTAAGCTGACTAGACTGTTGCAAGACTCCCTAGGAGGGAAGACGAAAACGTTCATCGTGGCCAccatttctccttcctctctCTGTATTGACGAAACGCTAAGCACACTAGACTATGTCTTCCGAGCGAAAAATATTAAGAACAGACCAGAGATAAATGTGAAGACAACGAAGcagttaaaaataaaagaccTAAACAACGAAATagaaaagttgaaaaatgCACTAAATTTgagtagggaaaaaagaggagtcTACCTCGATAATGAGGAATACAACAACATACAAAACAGTCTGAAAAAGAACAGAGAAATATTACTACAAAAGGAGAAGATCCTCTTtgaaaagagtaaaaaaattaaaacccTTTTGAATAAAATGGACTACACGGATGACGTGCAGAATCAGATTGTGCATTTGCTTAAGGACGTCCTATCCAAATGTAGGAACATCCAACTGGTTCACGACATTTTGATAAACAAACTGTCGGAGGAGAAATGCGTCACCAGGTTCCTCCTAGCAGAGTTCCACCACACACAGGGGGAATACCAGCAGCACGTCAATCTGCTCGCCCAGACGCAGAAGAAGATCTCCTCCTTGTTCCGAGAAACCGTCTCCAACttcaggaggaggaagaaccaaGATTTCTCCACGCTGAGGGAGGTTTGTAGCGTCATCACGACCGTGCTTGGGAAGGCCAAAGAGGACATGGCTCAGGGGAAGGAGGTCATCATGAAATCACTTGACCACTTGGAACGACTAAACAGGGATACGGTTCTGCGTGAGAACAATCTGCTTAGTTTTCTCCTCGACAAGGTGGACGCAATGCAGAAGCATGACGAGAATTGTTTTGTCCAGTTGGGGGAAATCACGCAAGAGTTCCTATCCTGCAGGGTGGACCTGACGGAGGTAACAAATCAGCGGAATGATTACCCCGAGTGGGAGGATCCATCGGGGGAGACTCCCCAGTCGGACCGCCAAAAAGCAGTGACCATGATGACCACGCTGCGAGATCTAGCACAGTGCGATGAAGCGAGGGAAGTACTGAGCCAAGTCGACAATTATTATTCCACCGAAGGAAGTACAATCAAGCAGACCGTCCAGAACATGCAAAACGTAAGTCACCTACTACACCTATATTTAAAGCATTCATTTgaagagttaaaaaaagacatgaaaaaaaaaatagagacactaaatgaagaaagggaaaagctAGCCAAATTGGTGGAACAGCTACGAAGAGACTATGAATCCTTCGAGGCCAGTTTAAAcaaacggaaggaaaaaattgtggagACGTATAGAACTAGCATCAGGGAAGATATGGACCTTTTTCAAAGTCGACTAATGGAGGAGGTCAAAACAGTGATCCAAAGGAATATGAACCAAATGGATGAAACAATAAATAGGAAGCTACATTTGTTGTCTAGCCAGCTGCACGAAGAAtcgaaaaataaatttaaaaaaatcattaCCCAGTCGGTAAGTACTTTGGaggagttttttttaaaccatgAGGAACGATGCGATAGACACCATGAGGGTTACCTCCACGAAGCTGACCTGGTGTGCGAAAAAGTAAACTCCTACTATGAGCATCTGGATGGTGTCTTCACAGAGGTAGGCAACCGATTTACTaatgagaaaagaaaaatggagaggAACGTGCAAAACGTTACAGACACGTATAGAAACATTATCCAGGGGAACAACGAAGCTATTGAAAGGATTGCAAACCTGCTTGAGGTCAACACAACGAATAGTAAGAAAGACAAAGAGGTGCTTTACAATGATATGTCGAAAGCAGTTTTACTCGAAAGGGACGAACTGCACGATGGGGAGAAGCAGGCAAATGAATTAACCGTGAGACACATGGAAGAGGTTAACCTGTGTAATAGCAACTATGGGGAACACCTCCATAAATGTAACTCATACGTTGGGGAACTGTTACAACGATTTTGTGAAAATGAAGCAGACCAGGATGATGAATGCGTGGCACTTCCCAGTTTGGATGCCCCCGTCCAGTATGAAGGGAAGGACATTCAAACGGAAATTGAAAGGGTGCGTTCCTACGCTAGTGAGAGTTTCGCCCATTTGGGTGATGCCACATCGGGTGATGCTACATCGAGTGAGGCGAATATGCATGGCGTAGACCCCCCCGGTAATGCCTGCGTGAGGGCGGATTTACCAGATAGTTGTTGCCATCCCTACGCCGACCTTCACTACAACCACGTGAGGGAAGAAGTCCtgaaggaaatggaagatgTCTCCGTccaaaaaaacataaactTTAAATGCCTCTTCGATAAAAttgaggaaaatttaagtCTTATCCTTAGTGAGAACAACTTTGCACGACACGGACGTGGGAGTATGGAGCTCTCCAGGGGGGACACCATCATACCACTTCCTGCCTCTCGTCCTACTGCTTTACCAGTAGTACCACCTCCCATTTCAGTTTCTCCCCCTCATGTGAGTGACGTCCTTCCTACAACCGGCCATGGTAACACCACTCCGTCTGCACCAACTGGAAATGTCTTACGAAAAGGGACAACCCTTGAACTGAGTCAGAAGAAAGCAAGTGATTTATTCCCTACAACTGATGCAGAAGCAGATTTGGACAGTGGAAGCTCGAAGATCCTTTCAGACTGCAccaggaagaggaacaaaagcATCGAAACTGTAACGGGGCGGAAACTGTGCTTCACGTCCAATGAGCTGAGGAATCCCAGTGCGAAAATAAAGTCGATCGGAAATAGCGGGGGTTCCAGAAAGAATTCCCCGGCCCCGAAGAAACTCAAGGAGGACGCTTACAAAGGCAGGGGCATCAAGTTCCTTCGCAAATCGGAGAATTAG